Proteins from a genomic interval of Paenibacillus sp. RC334:
- a CDS encoding acetyltransferase, whose protein sequence is MRKIVIWGSGGHAREVNWLCEELGIQVVGFLDERPETKGQIVNGVPVLGTLTDIEALKYEVELICAGVGDPALKKRFAYHTIQSGFRIAAPLIHPRVRLSRRNTIGEGSMIFEGAVLSDNIKIGHHVIINRSVNVSHDADIGDYVTIAPGVNLAGNVTLDEGAYIGIGASVREKRHIGCWSIIGGGAFVKDDIPEFTLAAGVPAVVKKRLDMP, encoded by the coding sequence ATGAGAAAAATCGTTATTTGGGGATCGGGCGGACATGCCAGGGAAGTCAACTGGTTATGTGAAGAGCTGGGAATTCAAGTGGTAGGTTTTTTAGACGAACGGCCAGAGACGAAAGGGCAGATCGTAAATGGCGTTCCTGTACTGGGGACGTTAACTGACATTGAAGCGTTAAAATATGAGGTAGAGCTGATATGTGCGGGGGTGGGTGACCCGGCATTAAAGAAGCGATTCGCTTATCATACAATTCAATCGGGATTTCGTATCGCAGCCCCGCTAATACATCCACGTGTTCGTTTGTCTCGAAGAAACACCATTGGTGAGGGAAGCATGATCTTTGAGGGGGCTGTCCTGTCGGACAATATTAAGATCGGACATCATGTAATTATCAACCGGAGTGTTAACGTCAGTCATGATGCGGATATTGGTGATTATGTAACCATAGCCCCCGGTGTGAATCTGGCAGGAAATGTAACCCTAGATGAGGGAGCCTATATCGGCATTGGAGCCTCGGTACGGGAGAAACGTCACATCGGTTGTTGGTCTATAATTGGTGGTGGGGCCTTTGTTAAAGATGATATACCCGAATTTACCTTGGCTGCAGGTGTACCAGCAGTCGTTAAAAAACGACTTGATATGCCCTGA
- a CDS encoding glycosyltransferase family 2 protein, translated as MIIHVYALCWNEEKMLPFFFKHYDNIADQYYIFDNASTDNSVSMLKENPKVVIDRFEIEGNSLVKSAQDKFNQFWKGSRGKADWVIVCDADEHFYHPNLRTYLQECTSKGITLIVPDGYEMVSDFFPSSHQPLHETVRNGVRSQTYDKPQIFNPNAIQEINFSPGRHTASPTGDVIKPSNNDILLLHYKYLGFDYLNSRFSALKQGLREGDTANRWGFHYLWDEKQRLEQFEKLKNKSARVL; from the coding sequence GTGATAATACATGTATATGCTTTATGCTGGAATGAAGAAAAAATGCTCCCGTTTTTTTTTAAGCACTATGATAATATAGCGGATCAATACTATATTTTCGATAATGCCTCAACTGATAATTCTGTATCCATGTTAAAGGAAAATCCCAAAGTTGTTATAGATAGATTCGAAATAGAAGGTAATTCTCTCGTGAAATCAGCACAAGATAAATTCAATCAATTTTGGAAAGGTAGCAGAGGCAAGGCAGACTGGGTTATTGTGTGTGACGCAGATGAACATTTCTATCACCCTAACCTTAGAACATATCTGCAAGAATGCACCTCTAAAGGGATAACATTGATTGTCCCTGATGGTTATGAGATGGTTTCTGATTTTTTTCCGAGTAGCCATCAGCCATTACATGAAACGGTAAGGAATGGTGTAAGAAGTCAAACGTACGATAAGCCTCAAATATTTAATCCAAATGCGATTCAAGAAATAAATTTCAGTCCTGGCAGGCATACTGCTTCACCTACAGGGGACGTCATAAAGCCATCCAATAATGATATTTTATTATTACACTATAAATACTTGGGATTTGACTATCTAAATTCACGTTTCTCGGCTTTAAAACAAGGACTGCGAGAAGGGGATACAGCAAATAGATGGGGATTTCATTATTTATGGGATGAGAAGCAAAGGTTGGAACAATTTGAGAAATTAAAAAATAAATCTGCTAGAGTGTTGTAG
- a CDS encoding aminotransferase class I/II-fold pyridoxal phosphate-dependent enzyme — protein MFDIPFLRPNLVKKERFIANFEKIEETRIYSNYGPLNNLFEERVIAQMFDGIGSAVTVHNATIGLILAIAQSKRPQGKYAVMPSFTFAATPLAAEWCGLEPYFLDIELENWQMNREQLEQAVKLLGDEIAVIVPYATFGTAIDLSVYNKLQEQGIPVVIDAAASFGTITLEETVHFGKGFGGAVVFSFHATKSFGIGEGGLVYSMDQDLIKRIRQAGNFGFSSSRESVTQGLNSKISEYTAAIALATLDHFKAVRENRRTIYECYLQELIQADLLERGWSIQKTQGSVVHQFIPILCPDSHSNQEVVELLAANSIEARTYFSPACHQQKQFQSYPRSTLHVTEHITKHIVSLPLWEELDEIIVRRIVNVLGSLGRETTR, from the coding sequence ATGTTCGACATTCCCTTCTTACGACCTAATTTAGTAAAAAAGGAACGATTTATTGCCAATTTTGAGAAAATAGAAGAGACCCGGATTTATTCCAATTATGGTCCCTTAAATAACCTGTTTGAAGAGCGGGTCATTGCGCAAATGTTTGATGGAATCGGTTCGGCTGTGACCGTTCATAACGCTACCATCGGGTTGATTTTGGCGATCGCTCAAAGCAAACGACCACAGGGAAAATATGCAGTTATGCCAAGTTTTACTTTTGCTGCTACCCCACTTGCTGCCGAGTGGTGCGGGCTAGAACCTTACTTTCTTGACATTGAACTGGAGAATTGGCAAATGAATAGGGAGCAGTTAGAGCAGGCAGTCAAGCTGCTGGGAGATGAGATTGCGGTAATCGTTCCATATGCCACTTTCGGTACAGCTATTGATTTATCCGTATACAATAAGCTGCAGGAGCAAGGAATTCCGGTAGTCATCGATGCTGCTGCCAGTTTTGGAACTATAACTTTGGAGGAAACCGTACATTTTGGCAAAGGCTTCGGAGGAGCCGTAGTGTTCAGCTTTCATGCCACCAAATCTTTCGGTATTGGAGAGGGTGGATTAGTATATAGTATGGACCAAGATCTCATCAAGCGAATTCGTCAGGCGGGGAATTTCGGTTTCTCCAGCAGCAGGGAGTCTGTCACCCAAGGTCTTAACAGTAAGATATCTGAGTATACCGCTGCTATCGCTTTAGCCACTCTCGACCATTTCAAAGCTGTACGGGAGAATAGAAGGACTATCTACGAATGTTATCTTCAAGAACTGATCCAAGCAGACTTATTAGAACGAGGATGGTCTATACAAAAAACGCAAGGATCGGTTGTTCATCAATTTATACCTATTCTTTGTCCAGATTCTCACAGCAATCAAGAAGTCGTTGAGTTATTAGCCGCTAATTCAATAGAAGCCAGAACCTACTTTTCTCCGGCGTGCCATCAACAGAAGCAGTTTCAAAGTTATCCCCGGTCTACTCTTCATGTTACCGAGCATATTACCAAACATATTGTCAGCCTGCCCTTGTGGGAGGAGTTGGACGAGATTATCGTTCGAAGAATTGTGAACGTTCTAGGGAGCTTGGGAAGAGAGACAACCAGATGA
- a CDS encoding bifunctional aldolase/short-chain dehydrogenase, which produces MVQSLWNSSQASEQKNTLEQLVYRSNLIGTDRSVCNWGGGNTSAKTTIQDFRGREVEVMYVKGSGSDLATMKAHNFTGLRMEDIRPLFEREDMSDEDMVAYLANCMIDAKHPRASIETLLHAFLPFRHVDHTHPDAIISLCCAHNGKEIAKEIFGDRFVWVPYIRPGFKLSKMIAQAVLDHPQAELVLMEKHGLVTWGETSEAAYAKTIEIIQEAESYIKARQEEKQSFGGVKYKALTPEERRSIASSVMPSVRGAVSDEKQMILTFDDAEDVLEFVNGQDSAVLSQVGAACPDHLVHTKVVPFFVDWTPDVEDVESLKIKLVEGIAAYKEQYQAYFERNRHEGDVMFEAAPRVILIPGIGMINTGKSWSNAQVSGALYHRAIAVMRGATALGQFVSLSENESYNVEYWPLELYKLSLAPAEAEFSRKIALITGGAGGIGSATARRLVDEGAHVVLADLNLEGAQKVASELNDHYGENRAIAVKMDVTQEDQIQDAYAETALTYGGVDIIVNNAGLATSSPFDETSLKEWNLNINVLGTGYFLVAREAFKLMKEQTLGGSMVFVGSKNSVYAGKNVTAYSSVKALEAHLARCIAAEGGEYGIRVNTILPDAILQGSAIWNSNWRNERAAAYGIEPDQLEEHYRKRTTLLVNIYPQDIAEGIAFFASSKAEKTTGCMLTIDGGVPAAFTR; this is translated from the coding sequence ATGGTACAAAGTCTGTGGAATTCTTCACAAGCATCTGAGCAAAAAAACACGCTGGAACAGCTCGTATATCGTTCTAACCTTATCGGCACAGACAGGAGCGTGTGTAACTGGGGAGGCGGCAATACTTCGGCCAAAACGACGATACAGGATTTTCGCGGGCGTGAAGTAGAAGTAATGTACGTCAAGGGCAGCGGTTCCGATCTTGCTACGATGAAAGCGCATAACTTTACAGGGCTTCGTATGGAGGATATCCGTCCCTTGTTCGAAAGGGAAGATATGTCTGACGAGGATATGGTCGCGTATCTGGCGAATTGTATGATAGATGCCAAGCATCCGCGTGCTTCGATTGAGACACTATTGCACGCTTTTTTACCTTTTAGACATGTGGATCATACCCACCCGGACGCAATTATCAGCTTGTGCTGTGCGCATAACGGCAAGGAAATTGCGAAAGAGATTTTCGGTGACCGTTTTGTATGGGTACCTTATATTCGTCCTGGTTTTAAGCTGTCCAAGATGATTGCTCAAGCTGTACTCGATCATCCGCAAGCAGAATTGGTATTGATGGAAAAGCACGGTCTGGTTACATGGGGAGAAACTTCCGAGGCAGCCTATGCGAAAACCATCGAAATCATTCAAGAAGCAGAAAGCTATATTAAAGCTCGTCAAGAGGAAAAACAGTCGTTTGGAGGCGTAAAATATAAAGCGCTTACTCCTGAGGAACGCCGCAGTATTGCGTCTAGCGTCATGCCATCCGTTCGGGGAGCGGTCAGTGATGAGAAGCAGATGATCCTTACCTTTGATGATGCAGAGGACGTGCTGGAGTTTGTAAATGGTCAGGATTCTGCTGTATTGTCACAGGTCGGGGCAGCGTGCCCGGATCATTTGGTTCATACCAAGGTGGTGCCGTTTTTTGTAGACTGGACACCGGACGTGGAGGATGTCGAGAGTTTAAAAATAAAGCTCGTAGAGGGTATCGCAGCCTATAAGGAGCAATACCAAGCCTATTTTGAACGCAATCGGCATGAAGGAGACGTTATGTTTGAGGCCGCGCCACGTGTGATTTTAATCCCGGGCATCGGCATGATTAACACAGGCAAAAGCTGGAGCAACGCACAGGTGAGTGGCGCTTTGTATCATCGTGCTATCGCGGTGATGCGGGGTGCGACGGCGTTAGGACAGTTTGTTTCGCTCAGTGAAAACGAATCGTATAACGTGGAATACTGGCCCTTGGAGTTGTATAAGCTGTCACTCGCTCCGGCAGAAGCGGAATTTTCACGCAAAATCGCGCTCATTACAGGCGGTGCAGGCGGAATCGGCAGTGCAACCGCACGCCGTTTGGTGGATGAAGGAGCACATGTCGTGCTGGCCGACCTGAATCTGGAAGGCGCGCAAAAGGTGGCCTCCGAGCTGAATGACCACTACGGAGAAAACCGCGCTATTGCAGTTAAAATGGATGTGACGCAGGAGGACCAGATTCAGGATGCCTATGCGGAAACCGCGCTAACCTACGGTGGTGTGGATATCATCGTCAACAATGCGGGGCTGGCCACCTCCAGTCCATTCGACGAAACATCATTAAAGGAATGGAATTTGAACATAAACGTGCTGGGCACAGGTTATTTTTTGGTAGCACGGGAAGCGTTCAAGCTGATGAAGGAGCAGACACTTGGCGGCAGCATGGTGTTCGTCGGCTCGAAAAACTCCGTCTATGCAGGTAAAAATGTAACGGCCTACAGCTCGGTCAAGGCGCTGGAAGCGCATCTCGCCCGTTGTATTGCCGCAGAAGGCGGCGAATACGGCATTCGGGTAAACACGATTTTGCCGGACGCGATTCTGCAAGGCTCCGCCATCTGGAACTCCAACTGGCGCAACGAACGCGCCGCCGCCTACGGCATCGAGCCAGACCAACTGGAAGAACACTATCGCAAGCGGACGACGCTACTGGTAAACATTTACCCGCAGGATATCGCCGAGGGCATTGCCTTTTTCGCCTCATCCAAGGCGGAAAAAACGACAGGCTGCATGCTCACTATCGACGGCGGCGTACCCGCTGCCTTTACACGCTAG
- a CDS encoding glycosyltransferase, translating to MPLNFTPLLTTHLFVSKKVLKDHVKELIDRLEENHITINLYEADQPLIDNSLQKPRVYVSLGEEWGEFSALKALPGHEKKRWLHFQSPDEIQPMHLFFCWLKATDPLPENRTIPPTHFSSNTPLISVFTASYRSKEKIQRPYQSLLKQTYKNWEWVIVDDSGDEDETYKEYLLPLEDHRVRRYRQDSRNGYIGAIKRFAAGLCTGEILVEVDHDDELTPDCLEKIVKAFQQNPDCGFVYGDCAEVYAESNHAHWYGWDCGFGYSVHYRVWLHEMNRWQNAQKHTTINGKTIRHLVGLPNHPRAWTRDCYHLIGGHRNELLVADDYDMLVRTFLCTKFVNIPDLIYIQYRNENGNNTTFLINKQIQVLVGELNRCYFQRIQMRLKELDLPEQLPYRRIWEASTDDPARKSAHVIQEDNSRFSILFPIPHSCPKIEHTQLIKTLQKGIENNFREIQIVVVGRIPSEIETYASKAPKGAIRWWPMEPNDSLETCIQYAKFVASCKEKVVVLP from the coding sequence ATGCCACTGAATTTCACTCCGCTACTGACAACTCATTTATTTGTATCGAAGAAGGTTTTAAAGGATCATGTAAAAGAATTGATAGATAGATTGGAAGAAAATCACATTACAATAAACTTGTATGAGGCTGATCAACCACTTATAGACAATAGCCTCCAAAAACCTCGGGTTTATGTCTCGCTCGGAGAAGAGTGGGGAGAATTTTCAGCACTAAAAGCGTTGCCTGGTCACGAAAAAAAACGCTGGTTGCACTTCCAATCACCAGACGAAATTCAACCTATGCATTTATTTTTCTGCTGGCTCAAGGCAACAGATCCTCTTCCGGAGAATAGAACGATTCCTCCAACACATTTTTCTTCAAACACACCTTTAATATCCGTGTTTACTGCCAGCTACAGGTCAAAAGAAAAAATTCAACGACCTTATCAATCTTTATTGAAGCAGACCTACAAGAACTGGGAATGGGTAATCGTGGATGATTCCGGTGATGAAGATGAGACATACAAGGAGTATTTACTCCCTTTAGAGGATCACCGTGTGCGGAGATATCGCCAGGATTCCCGTAATGGCTATATAGGGGCCATCAAAAGGTTTGCAGCAGGTCTATGTACAGGGGAAATTTTAGTAGAAGTCGATCATGATGATGAGCTAACTCCTGACTGCCTGGAGAAAATCGTCAAAGCATTTCAACAAAATCCTGACTGTGGCTTTGTTTATGGGGATTGTGCTGAAGTGTATGCAGAGAGCAATCATGCACATTGGTATGGCTGGGATTGTGGCTTTGGTTACAGTGTTCATTATCGAGTCTGGCTGCATGAAATGAACAGATGGCAAAATGCACAAAAACATACGACCATTAATGGCAAAACCATTCGTCATTTGGTCGGTTTACCCAATCATCCCCGTGCGTGGACGAGGGACTGTTATCATCTGATCGGAGGCCATCGCAATGAACTACTGGTAGCAGATGATTACGATATGCTGGTCCGGACGTTTCTTTGTACTAAATTTGTAAACATCCCTGATTTGATATATATCCAATATCGTAACGAAAATGGAAATAACACTACATTCCTCATAAATAAGCAGATTCAGGTTCTTGTAGGGGAACTAAATAGATGCTATTTTCAAAGGATTCAAATGAGATTGAAAGAGCTCGATTTGCCTGAGCAATTGCCTTATCGTCGTATATGGGAGGCTTCTACGGATGATCCTGCCCGGAAATCTGCTCATGTTATTCAAGAAGATAATTCAAGATTCTCGATATTGTTCCCTATCCCCCATTCCTGCCCTAAAATAGAGCATACCCAATTAATTAAGACGCTCCAAAAGGGCATTGAAAACAACTTTAGGGAGATCCAAATCGTGGTTGTAGGTCGAATTCCATCAGAAATTGAAACCTATGCCTCCAAAGCTCCCAAGGGAGCCATACGATGGTGGCCTATGGAGCCAAATGATTCATTAGAAACTTGTATTCAATATGCAAAATTTGTTGCGTCCTGTAAAGAGAAAGTGGTTGTGTTGCCCTAA
- a CDS encoding BspA family leucine-rich repeat surface protein, with the protein MTKDLRVFKDLKEFREPKETKEFKAYKETKDLKESKATKVTKDLKEFKERKVTKALKEFREPKVTKDLKAFRERKVTKDLKVIKDLREFKETKAIKDHREFKAYKVIKDLRVFKETKATKDLRVFKAYKVTKDLRVFKAYKVTKDLREFKETKAIKDHREFKAYKVIKDLRVFKETKATKDLRVFKAYKVTKDLRVFKAYKVTKDLRVFKAYKVTKDLKEFREPKVTKDHREFKATKDLKDLKEFKVTKDLRAFKDPKVIKDLKEFKAYKDLKEFKAYKATKDLKVFREPKATKALKEFKESKVTKDHREFKDRKVTKDHREFRESKATKDLKESKATKVTKDLKEFKERKVTKALKEFREPKVTKDLKAFRERKVTKDLKVIKDLREFKETKAIKDHREFKAYKVIKDLRVFKETKATKDLRVFKAYKVTKDLRVFKAYKVTKDLRVFKAYKVTKDLKEFREPKVTKDHREFKATKDLKDLKEFKVTKDLRAFKDPKVIKDLKEFKAYKDLKEFKAYKATKDLKVFREPKATKALKEFKESKVTKDHREFKDRKVTKDHREFRESKATKDLKVTKDLKVTKDLKVFKVTKDLKEFREPKATKDLKEFKDRKVTKDLKEFKAYKVIKDLKEFKAYKVTKDHRVFKAYKVTKDLKVFKESKVIKDLKEFREPKATKDLREFREPKATKDLREFREPKVTKDLRAFKEYKVTKDLKEFKDRKVTKDLKEFKAYKVTKDLKEFKESKVTKDLKVFREPKVAKDLRAFKATKVTKDHRVFKDLKVTKDHKAFKEPKATKDHRVFKAYKVTKALKEFKEFKVTKDHREFKVFKDRKVTKDHRVFKEPKATKDHRVFKECKVTKDRKATKVTKDLKVFRESKATKDLKVFRESKATKDLKVFKVTKDHREFREPKVTKDLREFKVTKVTKDLKEFKVYKVTKDLKVFREPKVTKDLRAYKATKVTKDHRVFKAYKVIKDLKEFKAYKVTKDHRVFKAYKVTKDHRVFKATKVTKDLKAYKAIKDLRVFKDLRVFKDLRVFKDLKATKELKVFKDHKVTKDRKAFCKLKVKVYLDDSKVIITFGSFFVLS; encoded by the coding sequence GTGACCAAGGACCTCAGGGTGTTCAAGGACCTCAAGGAGTTCAGGGAGCCCAAGGAGACCAAGGAGTTCAAGGCGTACAAGGAGACCAAGGACCTCAAGGAGTCCAAGGCGACCAAGGTGACCAAGGACCTCAAGGAGTTCAAGGAGCGCAAGGTGACCAAGGCCCTCAAGGAGTTCAGGGAGCCCAAGGTGACCAAGGACCTCAAGGCGTTCAGGGAGCGCAAGGTGACCAAGGACCTCAAGGTGATCAAGGACCTCAGGGAGTTCAAGGAGACCAAGGCGATCAAGGACCACAGGGAGTTCAAGGCGTACAAGGTGATCAAGGACCTCAGGGTGTTCAAGGAGACCAAGGCGACCAAGGACCTCAGGGTGTTCAAGGCGTACAAGGTGACCAAGGACCTCAGGGTGTTCAAGGCGTACAAGGTGACCAAGGACCTCAGGGAGTTCAAGGAGACCAAGGCGATCAAGGACCACAGGGAGTTCAAGGCGTACAAGGTGATCAAGGACCTCAGGGTGTTCAAGGAGACCAAGGCGACCAAGGACCTCAGGGTGTTCAAGGCGTACAAGGTGACCAAGGACCTCAGGGTGTTCAAGGCGTACAAGGTGACCAAGGACCTCAGGGTGTTCAAGGCGTACAAGGTGACCAAGGACCTCAAGGAGTTCAGGGAGCCCAAGGTGACCAAGGACCACAGGGAGTTCAAGGCGACCAAGGACCTCAAGGACCTCAAGGAGTTCAAGGTGACCAAGGACCTCAGGGCGTTCAAGGATCCCAAGGTGATCAAGGACCTCAAGGAGTTCAAGGCGTACAAGGACCTCAAGGAGTTCAAGGCGTACAAGGCGACCAAGGACCTCAAGGTGTTCAGGGAGCCCAAGGCGACCAAGGCCCTCAAGGAGTTCAAGGAGTCCAAGGTGACCAAGGACCACAGGGAGTTCAAGGACCGCAAGGTGACCAAGGACCACAGGGAGTTCAGGGAGTCCAAGGCGACCAAGGACCTCAAGGAGTCCAAGGCGACCAAGGTGACCAAGGACCTCAAGGAGTTCAAGGAGCGCAAGGTGACCAAGGCCCTCAAGGAGTTCAGGGAGCCCAAGGTGACCAAGGACCTCAAGGCGTTCAGGGAGCGCAAGGTGACCAAGGACCTCAAGGTGATCAAGGACCTCAGGGAGTTCAAGGAGACCAAGGCGATCAAGGACCACAGGGAGTTCAAGGCGTACAAGGTGATCAAGGACCTCAGGGTGTTCAAGGAGACCAAGGCGACCAAGGACCTCAGGGTGTTCAAGGCGTACAAGGTGACCAAGGACCTCAGGGTGTTCAAGGCGTACAAGGTGACCAAGGACCTCAGGGTGTTCAAGGCGTACAAGGTGACCAAGGACCTCAAGGAGTTCAGGGAGCCCAAGGTGACCAAGGACCACAGGGAGTTCAAGGCGACCAAGGACCTCAAGGACCTCAAGGAGTTCAAGGTGACCAAGGACCTCAGGGCGTTCAAGGATCCCAAGGTGATCAAGGACCTCAAGGAGTTCAAGGCGTACAAGGACCTCAAGGAGTTCAAGGCGTACAAGGCGACCAAGGACCTCAAGGTGTTCAGGGAGCCCAAGGCGACCAAGGCCCTCAAGGAGTTCAAGGAGTCCAAGGTGACCAAGGACCACAGGGAGTTCAAGGACCGCAAGGTGACCAAGGACCACAGGGAGTTCAGGGAGTCCAAGGCGACCAAGGACCTCAAGGTGACCAAGGACCTCAAGGTGACCAAGGACCTCAAGGTGTTCAAGGTGACCAAGGACCTCAAGGAGTTCAGGGAGCCCAAGGCGACCAAGGACCTCAAGGAGTTCAAGGACCGCAAGGTGACCAAGGACCTCAAGGAGTTCAAGGCGTACAAGGTGATCAAGGACCTCAAGGAGTTCAAGGCGTACAAGGTGACCAAGGACCACAGGGTGTTCAAGGCGTACAAGGTGACCAAGGACCTCAAGGTGTTCAAGGAGTCCAAGGTGATCAAGGACCTCAAGGAGTTCAGGGAGCCCAAGGCGACCAAGGACCTCAGGGAGTTCAGGGAGCCCAAGGCGACCAAGGACCTCAGGGAGTTCAGGGAGCCCAAGGTGACCAAGGACCTCAGGGCGTTCAAGGAGTACAAGGTGACCAAGGATCTCAAGGAGTTCAAGGACCGCAAGGTGACCAAGGACCTCAAGGAGTTCAAGGCGTACAAGGTGACCAAGGACCTCAAGGAGTTCAAGGAGTCCAAGGTGACCAAGGACCTCAAGGTGTTCAGGGAGCCCAAGGTGGCCAAGGACCTCAGGGCGTTCAAGGCGACCAAGGTGACCAAGGACCACAGGGTGTTCAAGGATCTCAAGGTGACCAAGGACCACAAGGCGTTCAAGGAGCCCAAGGCGACCAAGGACCACAGGGTGTTCAAGGCGTACAAGGTGACCAAGGCCCTCAAGGAGTTCAAGGAGTTCAAGGTGACCAAGGACCACAGGGAGTTCAAGGTGTTCAAGGACCGCAAGGTGACCAAGGACCACAGGGTGTTCAAGGAGCCCAAGGCGACCAAGGACCACAGGGTGTTCAAGGAGTGCAAGGTGACCAAGGACCGCAAGGCGACCAAGGTGACCAAGGACCTCAAGGTGTTCAGGGAGTCCAAGGCGACCAAGGACCTCAAGGTGTTCAGGGAGTCCAAGGCGACCAAGGACCTCAAGGTGTTCAAGGTGACCAAGGACCACAGGGAGTTCAGGGAGCCCAAGGTGACCAAGGACCTCAGGGAGTTCAAGGTGACCAAGGTGACCAAGGACCTCAAGGAGTTCAAGGTGTACAAGGTGACCAAGGACCTCAAGGTGTTCAGGGAGCCCAAGGTGACCAAGGACCTCAGGGCGTACAAGGCGACCAAGGTGACCAAGGACCACAGGGTGTTCAAGGCGTACAAGGTGATCAAGGACCTCAAGGAGTTCAAGGCGTACAAGGTGACCAAGGACCACAGGGTGTTCAAGGCGTACAAGGTGACCAAGGACCACAGGGTGTTCAAGGCGACCAAGGTGACCAAGGACCTCAAGGCGTACAAGGCGATCAAGGACCTCAGGGTGTTCAAGGACCTCAGGGTGTTCAAGGACCTCAGGGTGTTCAAGGACCTCAAGGCGACCAAGGAGCTCAAGGTGTTCAAGGACCACAAGGTGACCAAGGACCGCAAGGCATTCTGTAAGCTTAAGGTCAAGGTATATTTAGATGACTCAAAAGTTATTATAACTTTTGGGTCTTTTTTTGTCTTAAGTTAA
- a CDS encoding glycosyltransferase family 2 protein, translating to MESPLVSVVIPAYNRPHTLKIAIDSVLEQTYPNIEIIICDDSTTNEVQEMLDSYLDSFPQIKYYKNDKNLFLGNWHKCFDLASGEYINYLMDDDMFHKEKIARMIYFFENFESITLVTSYRQTINESGAILSPLYATERLHEETRIMDGRMLANVALTRCLNVIGEPTTVLFKKTDLIEQFGVYKGKQYSLLNDLASWLNLLSKGKAVYIPEALSYFRIHPNQNNQTLGQNAFTEWLDIMIASRDDGFLDTNDLFKTALHSYHERIKGRPQFDADIERIEMILKTLES from the coding sequence GTGGAAAGCCCATTAGTAAGTGTAGTTATACCTGCATATAACCGGCCGCATACACTAAAAATCGCCATCGATAGTGTATTGGAACAAACTTACCCGAACATCGAAATCATTATCTGTGATGACAGTACAACGAATGAAGTACAAGAAATGCTTGATTCTTATTTAGATTCTTTTCCCCAAATTAAATATTATAAAAATGATAAAAATCTTTTTCTCGGAAATTGGCATAAATGTTTCGATTTGGCGTCAGGTGAATATATCAATTACTTGATGGATGACGACATGTTTCATAAAGAAAAAATAGCAAGGATGATCTATTTTTTTGAGAATTTCGAAAGCATCACACTGGTTACCTCGTATCGGCAAACCATTAATGAATCAGGGGCTATTCTCTCACCGCTCTATGCAACGGAAAGGTTGCACGAGGAAACAAGGATAATGGACGGAAGAATGTTGGCAAACGTTGCATTAACTCGTTGTTTAAATGTGATTGGTGAACCTACGACAGTGTTATTTAAAAAAACAGATCTTATCGAACAGTTTGGAGTATATAAAGGAAAACAGTATTCTCTTCTTAATGATTTAGCGTCTTGGTTGAACTTACTATCCAAAGGAAAAGCAGTTTATATTCCTGAAGCGTTAAGCTATTTCCGAATACATCCCAATCAAAATAATCAAACACTTGGTCAAAATGCGTTTACGGAATGGTTAGATATTATGATTGCCTCAAGAGATGATGGATTTCTTGATACTAACGATTTGTTTAAAACTGCACTTCATTCTTATCATGAACGTATAAAGGGTCGTCCACAATTTGATGCAGATATCGAGCGAATTGAAATGATATTAAAAACATTGGAATCCTAG